The following are from one region of the Abiotrophia defectiva ATCC 49176 genome:
- the guaA gene encoding glutamine-hydrolyzing GMP synthase produces MKTQASLEKIIVLDFGSQYNQLITRRIREFGVFSELLPNDTSAADIQAEGNVKGIIFSGGPHSVYAEGAFTIDPAIFELGIPILGICYGMQLTTHLLGGKVESANKREYGRSMLDVHQRETGLFAGLDSHEKVWMSHGDLIVQVPEGFSVTASNDHCPVAAFENPARQIYGVQFHPEVRHSEHGNDLLRNFTFNICGAKGDWSMEDFIEIEVAKIRQQVGDRKVLLGLSGGVDSSVVGVLLQKAIGDQLTCIFVDHGLLRKGEGDQVMDSLAGKFGLNIIRVNAKDRFLSKLAGVSDPEQKRKIIGNEFVYVFDDEAAKLEGVDFLAQGTLYTDIIESGTKTAETIKSHHNVGGLPEDMQFELIEPLNTLFKDEVRALGTALGMPDSLVWRQPFPGPGLGIRVIGEITEEKLEIVRESDAILREEIANHGLDRDVWQYFTVLPGFKSVGVMGDGRTYDYTVGIRAVTSIDGMTSDFARLPWEVLQVISARIVNEVAHVNRVVYDITSKPPATIEWE; encoded by the coding sequence ATGAAAACACAGGCATCGTTAGAGAAAATTATTGTGTTGGATTTTGGGAGTCAGTATAACCAGTTGATTACCCGCCGCATTCGGGAATTTGGAGTCTTCAGTGAATTATTACCCAATGATACCAGTGCTGCCGACATTCAAGCCGAAGGCAATGTCAAGGGGATTATCTTCTCAGGGGGACCACATAGCGTCTATGCTGAGGGTGCCTTCACCATTGACCCTGCCATCTTCGAATTAGGGATTCCAATCTTAGGGATTTGCTATGGCATGCAGTTGACCACCCATCTCTTGGGCGGTAAAGTCGAATCTGCTAACAAGCGTGAATATGGTCGCTCCATGTTAGATGTTCATCAACGTGAAACAGGCCTCTTTGCTGGCTTGGATAGCCATGAGAAGGTTTGGATGAGCCATGGTGACTTAATCGTGCAAGTGCCTGAAGGATTCAGCGTGACGGCGTCTAACGATCACTGCCCGGTGGCGGCCTTCGAGAACCCAGCCCGTCAAATCTACGGCGTCCAGTTCCACCCAGAAGTGCGTCACTCTGAGCACGGGAATGACTTGCTCCGCAACTTCACTTTCAATATCTGTGGGGCCAAAGGCGACTGGTCCATGGAAGACTTCATCGAAATTGAAGTAGCCAAAATTCGTCAACAAGTCGGTGACCGCAAGGTCTTGCTTGGCTTGTCCGGTGGGGTAGACTCCAGCGTCGTAGGGGTGCTCTTGCAGAAAGCCATTGGCGACCAATTAACCTGTATCTTCGTCGATCACGGCCTCTTGCGTAAAGGCGAGGGCGACCAAGTTATGGATAGCCTAGCTGGTAAATTCGGTCTTAACATCATTCGGGTTAACGCCAAGGATCGCTTCTTGTCCAAGTTAGCTGGCGTGAGCGACCCTGAACAAAAACGTAAAATCATCGGCAACGAATTCGTCTATGTCTTCGATGACGAAGCAGCTAAGTTGGAAGGGGTAGACTTCCTAGCCCAAGGGACCCTTTACACCGACATTATCGAGTCTGGGACCAAGACAGCAGAGACCATCAAGTCTCACCACAACGTGGGTGGTCTGCCAGAAGACATGCAGTTCGAGTTGATTGAGCCTCTCAACACCCTCTTCAAGGACGAAGTACGTGCCTTGGGGACAGCGCTCGGAATGCCAGACAGCCTAGTATGGCGCCAACCATTCCCAGGCCCAGGTCTCGGTATTCGGGTTATCGGTGAAATCACCGAAGAAAAACTCGAAATCGTCCGTGAATCAGATGCCATTCTGCGCGAAGAGATTGCCAACCATGGCCTAGACCGTGACGTATGGCAATACTTCACCGTACTCCCAGGCTTCAAGTCTGTTGGGGTTATGGGGGATGGCCGGACCTACGACTATACCGTTGGGATTCGTGCCGTCACCTCTATCGACGGGATGACCAGCGATTTCGCCCGCCTACCGTGGGAAGTGCTGCAAGTCATCAGCGCCCGTATTGTTAACGAAGTAGCCCATGTTAACCGCGTGGTCTATGATATTACAAGTAAACCACCAGCGACCATTGAATGGGAGTAA
- a CDS encoding endo-alpha-N-acetylgalactosaminidase family protein: protein MRNSIQNLFDKKCRFSIRKLSVGTCSVIIGAFLLGQSPSVSAQEAVSDTPATSEVEPVPAGAVDVVEPAASAEATPTATATPAATETPSPAATKEASPNPSPAATEEASPNPSPAATEDKAVAPDWTATGSRKGTVEVVEEGGVRYNKLASTAQNDNGQNPALFEKKGLEVDQDGNASVNLTFKDLSTEKQSRFGVFLKYKDPANHIFVGYDRDGWFWEYKSPKASTWYQKGRVAAPKAGEVNNLSITYKKDGQLNATNNGKSLFDTLLVPEEVKTALEGHNKIYLKAATWGNERTSVAVQADDQSNLKPSQPDNGAVDPGLAANDQDVVYDHIRSDVLDAEIDTLFPRIKHYQFGGHTMTGQVQKLDKLSINGTDVKPQVSYRKVDQATAEYTLTVKNPEAFIDAVITVQLKVVGNELHFDVTKVENKNLVTMGKEIDNPRKLISTIEFPGNTLVSVGSNQTGAKFDGSWMSNNTHRAGDSHVDLVPGKMDDFAYGFMYGFVSSDKVAAGVWSNSQFSYGGGSEDFTRLTAFKQRVAGVNYIGIQSSPYYYQRAYGKLVYPEYTLELPSSKVVFAQDLNKDKQVDWQDGAIAYRNIMNNPKGAENVPDLVAYRIAMNFGSHAQNPFLMTLDGIKKVNLHTDGLGQSVLLKGYGSEGHDSGHLNYADIGRRIGGVKDFKTLIEKSKQYGAKLGIHVNASETYPESKYFSEAILRKREDGTYSYGWNWLDQGINIDAAYDLAHNRLKRWKDLKETLGEGLDFIYLDVWGNGQSGDNGAWATHVIAKEINSQGWRFTIEWGHGGEYDSTFQHWAADLTYGGYTNKGINSNIARFIRNHQKDAWVGDYPRYGGAANYPLLGGYDMKDFEGWQGRSDYEGYITNLFEHDVMTKFFQHYKVTKWVNGHPVQMTDNGQTYNWVPEIEVHLANEAGDQIVIKRLSNDPNEAGYRQRTVTLNGRVIENAGAYLTPWNWDANGKALTGDKEKMYFFSKTAGQTTWTLPEAWRGDKVYLYKLTDQGKQEQVELAVDSQGRITIDALANQPYVLYKVAQGKRTMTWSEGMHLYDQGFNSGTLDHWTKTGDSQNAQIVKSQGANEMLRIAGNKERVTLTQKLTDLKPNTRYAVYVGVDNRSNAKADIAIKSGNQTISNYTYKSIAKNYVQAHAHNTSAKNATVDNSSYFQNMYVFFTTGSDVSNVTLTLGRDADQDATYFDEIRIFENQSNMYSGGHNTTPGTFKQDFEEVPQGIFPFVVGNVEGVSDNRTHLSERHDPYTQRGWNGKKINDVIEGNWSLKTNGLTGRDRLVYQTIPQNFRFEAGKTYRVTFDYEAGSHDAYAFVEGDGEYTRRSKLKMHALRNTWEGSDKPGKASFIVQASDSGNTWIGIYSTNKASDNKGETGSAVDFRGYKDFMMDNLQIEEVNLTGKLIVDEAYKENTPVANGNYTPASLEAYKNAVLALTEAEDDISVEDANKLVAAVQAAKEALQVKRTSPGWDDIESVEAPAHEGEEFWYAFDGDTGTLWHTPWDRRAIGESGTVTFKQPLEVTRFEYVPRQDGANGRLKKGNLVLVDETGKEHRFEFDGWANDATTKVIPFDKPIKIKKATITGTESYGDGGAFQSAAELRFVLPEVVDTPLDMTAYQAELARVKGIDSEAARQAATAVEAYYQGLSQDNLITKAALDRLVDYLKQIKAPEPSQPSQPGQPGQPGQPGQPDQPGQPGQPSQPGQPGQPSQPGQPGQPGQPSQPGQPGQPDQPSQPGTKLPLYETQGVKVTLNADKTEATFEDNDGDTRVSVKIPTKHLDPSIVAVSVVPLKEKLAALGEDEHQAYEISFLNKDGKEVPVKGDAKVIFPVDKAVTKAYYLTSDTKEIVNEVPFEMMDDGRVALTVNHFSLYAVSFGKRQETPSQPTPPSQPSIPSQPANPSQQAGGPLVAQAAQVTPSEGKGQLPATGESDQTLLFSAAALSLLAGLGLVATKRTEDQA, encoded by the coding sequence ATGCGAAATTCGATTCAGAACTTGTTTGATAAGAAGTGTCGTTTTTCCATTCGTAAGCTCAGTGTTGGGACTTGCTCCGTCATTATCGGGGCCTTTCTCTTAGGCCAAAGCCCAAGTGTATCGGCCCAAGAAGCTGTCTCCGACACCCCAGCCACCAGTGAGGTAGAGCCTGTTCCGGCGGGAGCCGTTGATGTGGTTGAGCCAGCTGCAAGTGCGGAAGCTACCCCTACAGCAACAGCTACCCCAGCAGCGACAGAGACCCCAAGTCCTGCTGCCACTAAGGAGGCAAGCCCTAATCCGAGTCCTGCTGCCACTGAGGAGGCAAGCCCTAATCCGAGTCCTGCGGCGACTGAAGACAAGGCAGTAGCACCAGACTGGACTGCGACCGGTAGCCGTAAGGGGACCGTTGAAGTCGTGGAAGAAGGTGGCGTACGTTATAATAAACTGGCTTCTACTGCTCAGAATGATAACGGCCAGAACCCTGCCCTCTTTGAGAAAAAGGGACTGGAAGTGGATCAGGATGGCAATGCCAGTGTTAACTTGACCTTCAAGGACCTATCAACAGAAAAACAATCCCGCTTCGGGGTTTTTCTCAAGTATAAGGACCCTGCCAACCATATCTTCGTCGGCTACGACCGCGATGGTTGGTTCTGGGAATATAAATCGCCTAAGGCTAGCACCTGGTATCAAAAAGGCCGGGTAGCAGCCCCTAAAGCAGGAGAGGTCAACAATCTCTCCATCACATACAAGAAGGATGGCCAGCTCAATGCCACTAACAATGGGAAGAGCCTCTTTGATACCTTGCTAGTACCTGAAGAAGTGAAGACGGCCTTAGAAGGACATAATAAGATTTACCTCAAGGCGGCAACTTGGGGCAATGAACGGACTAGTGTGGCTGTGCAGGCAGACGACCAGTCTAACCTCAAGCCAAGTCAACCAGATAATGGAGCAGTAGATCCAGGCCTAGCAGCAAACGACCAAGATGTCGTCTACGACCACATTCGCTCAGACGTCTTAGATGCTGAAATTGATACCCTCTTCCCACGCATCAAGCACTATCAATTCGGCGGCCATACCATGACCGGGCAAGTACAAAAACTAGATAAGCTCAGCATTAACGGGACTGATGTTAAGCCTCAAGTGTCTTATCGCAAGGTGGACCAAGCGACTGCCGAGTACACGCTGACGGTTAAGAATCCTGAAGCCTTTATCGATGCGGTTATTACTGTGCAACTCAAGGTGGTGGGCAATGAACTGCACTTTGATGTGACCAAGGTGGAAAACAAGAACTTGGTGACCATGGGCAAAGAAATCGACAATCCTCGTAAATTGATTTCGACGATTGAATTCCCAGGTAACACCCTAGTTTCTGTCGGATCTAATCAAACTGGAGCTAAGTTCGATGGTTCTTGGATGTCCAATAATACCCACCGGGCAGGTGATAGCCATGTGGACTTAGTGCCAGGTAAGATGGATGATTTCGCCTATGGCTTTATGTATGGCTTTGTCTCTTCTGATAAAGTCGCAGCCGGGGTTTGGAGCAACTCTCAATTTAGCTACGGCGGTGGCTCTGAGGACTTTACGCGTCTGACCGCCTTCAAGCAACGCGTAGCAGGCGTTAACTATATTGGGATTCAAAGCTCGCCTTATTATTATCAACGGGCCTATGGCAAACTGGTTTATCCTGAATATACCCTCGAATTGCCAAGTAGCAAGGTGGTCTTTGCCCAAGACCTTAATAAGGACAAACAAGTAGACTGGCAGGATGGGGCCATCGCCTATCGAAATATAATGAACAACCCTAAAGGGGCCGAAAATGTTCCGGACCTGGTAGCTTACCGGATTGCTATGAACTTCGGTTCTCATGCGCAAAACCCATTCCTCATGACCCTAGACGGGATTAAGAAGGTCAATCTGCATACGGATGGCCTAGGCCAATCTGTCTTGCTTAAGGGGTACGGGAGTGAAGGGCACGACTCTGGCCACCTCAACTATGCCGATATTGGCCGTCGTATTGGGGGCGTCAAAGACTTCAAGACCCTGATTGAAAAATCCAAGCAATACGGGGCAAAATTAGGGATTCACGTCAATGCTTCTGAAACTTATCCAGAATCTAAATACTTTAGCGAAGCAATCTTGCGCAAACGCGAAGACGGGACTTATAGCTATGGTTGGAACTGGCTAGACCAAGGGATTAACATTGATGCGGCTTACGATTTAGCTCATAACCGTCTCAAACGGTGGAAAGACCTCAAAGAAACCTTGGGTGAAGGCCTCGACTTTATTTACCTAGACGTATGGGGTAATGGCCAGTCCGGGGACAACGGTGCTTGGGCTACCCACGTGATTGCTAAGGAAATCAACAGCCAAGGTTGGCGCTTCACCATTGAGTGGGGCCACGGGGGCGAATATGATTCCACCTTCCAACACTGGGCAGCTGACCTAACCTATGGTGGTTATACCAACAAGGGGATTAACTCCAATATTGCTCGTTTCATCCGCAACCACCAGAAAGATGCCTGGGTAGGGGATTATCCACGGTATGGCGGGGCAGCCAACTATCCACTCCTGGGTGGTTACGACATGAAGGACTTCGAGGGTTGGCAAGGCCGGAGCGACTATGAAGGTTATATTACCAACCTCTTCGAACACGATGTCATGACCAAATTCTTCCAACACTACAAGGTAACCAAATGGGTCAACGGCCACCCTGTCCAAATGACAGATAATGGTCAAACCTACAATTGGGTTCCAGAAATAGAAGTGCATTTGGCTAATGAAGCCGGTGACCAAATCGTCATCAAGCGTCTATCTAACGATCCAAATGAAGCCGGCTACCGTCAACGTACGGTCACCCTCAACGGTCGTGTGATTGAAAATGCCGGTGCCTACCTGACCCCATGGAACTGGGATGCTAACGGTAAAGCCTTGACCGGTGACAAAGAGAAAATGTACTTCTTCTCCAAGACAGCTGGGCAAACTACCTGGACCCTACCAGAAGCATGGCGTGGCGACAAGGTCTATCTCTACAAGTTGACCGACCAAGGTAAACAGGAACAAGTAGAACTAGCCGTTGATAGCCAAGGTCGCATCACCATTGATGCGCTCGCTAATCAACCTTATGTTCTCTACAAGGTAGCTCAAGGCAAACGTACTATGACCTGGAGTGAAGGCATGCATCTCTATGACCAAGGTTTCAACAGTGGCACCTTAGATCACTGGACCAAGACAGGGGATAGCCAAAATGCTCAAATCGTTAAGTCCCAAGGCGCTAATGAAATGCTACGTATTGCAGGCAACAAGGAACGTGTGACCTTAACTCAGAAATTAACTGACTTGAAGCCAAACACCCGTTATGCCGTCTATGTCGGGGTGGATAACCGTAGTAATGCTAAGGCGGATATCGCCATTAAATCCGGTAATCAGACCATCAGTAACTATACCTATAAATCTATTGCTAAGAACTACGTCCAAGCACATGCCCATAACACCTCAGCTAAGAATGCGACGGTGGACAATAGCAGTTACTTCCAAAATATGTATGTCTTCTTTACAACAGGATCCGATGTCAGCAATGTGACTCTGACCTTAGGTCGTGATGCTGATCAGGATGCTACCTACTTCGATGAAATTCGAATCTTCGAGAATCAGTCCAATATGTATAGTGGTGGTCATAATACGACTCCGGGCACCTTCAAACAAGATTTTGAAGAAGTACCACAGGGAATTTTCCCATTTGTTGTGGGGAACGTAGAGGGTGTTTCTGATAACCGTACTCACTTGTCAGAGCGCCACGATCCATATACCCAACGGGGCTGGAACGGCAAGAAAATTAACGATGTTATTGAGGGTAACTGGTCCCTCAAGACTAATGGGTTAACTGGACGGGATCGACTTGTCTATCAAACTATTCCACAAAACTTCCGCTTCGAGGCTGGCAAGACCTATCGTGTCACCTTCGACTATGAAGCAGGGTCTCATGATGCTTATGCTTTTGTTGAAGGGGATGGCGAATATACTCGTCGCAGCAAGCTTAAGATGCATGCTTTGCGTAATACCTGGGAAGGATCCGATAAGCCAGGTAAGGCTAGCTTTATTGTACAAGCCTCTGATTCTGGCAATACTTGGATCGGGATCTATTCTACCAACAAAGCCTCCGATAATAAGGGTGAGACCGGTAGCGCCGTGGATTTCCGCGGTTATAAGGACTTCATGATGGATAATCTTCAGATTGAAGAAGTAAACTTAACCGGTAAGTTAATTGTGGATGAAGCCTACAAGGAAAATACGCCGGTGGCCAATGGCAACTACACTCCTGCTAGCCTAGAAGCCTACAAGAATGCCGTTTTAGCCTTGACCGAAGCAGAAGATGACATTAGTGTTGAAGATGCAAACAAACTGGTAGCTGCCGTGCAAGCTGCTAAGGAAGCTTTACAAGTCAAACGGACTAGCCCAGGATGGGATGATATCGAATCAGTGGAAGCACCAGCCCACGAAGGGGAAGAGTTCTGGTATGCCTTTGACGGGGATACGGGGACATTATGGCATACACCATGGGATCGACGTGCTATCGGCGAGTCTGGGACGGTAACCTTTAAGCAACCACTGGAAGTGACTCGATTTGAGTATGTCCCACGTCAAGATGGTGCTAACGGTCGCCTCAAAAAAGGGAACCTGGTCTTGGTAGACGAGACGGGTAAGGAACACCGTTTTGAATTTGACGGTTGGGCAAATGATGCCACAACCAAGGTTATTCCGTTCGATAAACCAATCAAGATTAAGAAAGCTACCATTACTGGGACGGAATCCTATGGGGATGGCGGAGCCTTCCAATCAGCGGCTGAATTGCGCTTTGTCTTGCCAGAAGTAGTGGATACGCCATTGGATATGACAGCTTATCAAGCGGAACTTGCACGCGTTAAAGGCATTGATAGTGAGGCAGCTCGTCAAGCAGCCACTGCTGTAGAAGCATATTATCAAGGCTTGAGCCAAGATAATCTGATAACTAAGGCGGCCTTGGATCGTCTAGTTGATTACCTCAAGCAAATCAAGGCGCCCGAGCCAAGTCAACCAAGTCAGCCAGGTCAACCAGGCCAGCCAGGTCAACCAGGTCAGCCGGATCAACCAGGTCAACCAGGCCAGCCAAGTCAGCCAGGCCAACCAGGCCAGCCAAGTCAGCCAGGCCAACCAGGCCAGCCAGGTCAACCGAGTCAACCAGGTCAGCCAGGTCAGCCGGATCAGCCAAGTCAACCAGGCACCAAGTTGCCACTCTATGAGACCCAAGGGGTTAAGGTGACCCTCAATGCGGACAAGACCGAAGCGACTTTCGAGGATAATGACGGCGATACCCGCGTTTCGGTTAAGATTCCAACCAAACACTTGGATCCAAGCATCGTGGCAGTATCTGTAGTGCCGCTCAAAGAGAAGTTGGCAGCCCTAGGCGAAGACGAACATCAAGCCTATGAAATCAGCTTCCTCAACAAGGACGGCAAGGAAGTCCCTGTCAAAGGTGATGCTAAGGTCATCTTCCCAGTGGATAAGGCTGTGACTAAGGCTTACTACTTGACCAGCGACACCAAGGAAATCGTCAATGAAGTGCCTTTTGAGATGATGGATGATGGACGCGTGGCCTTGACGGTTAACCACTTCTCGCTCTATGCGGTAAGTTTCGGTAAGCGTCAGGAAACTCCAAGTCAACCAACGCCTCCAAGTCAGCCATCCATCCCAAGTCAACCAGCCAATCCAAGTCAACAAGCTGGCGGACCATTGGTGGCTCAGGCTGCTCAAGTAACTCCAAGTGAGGGCAAGGGACAATTGCCAGCTACTGGTGAAAGTGATCAAACCTTACTCTTCAGCGCAGCTGCCCTATCCTTACTAGCCGGATTAGGCCTCGTTGCAACCAAACGCACTGAAGATCAAGCCTAG
- the fni gene encoding type 2 isopentenyl-diphosphate Delta-isomerase: protein MQEENLVAHRKADHLHLALAQQAGVQTASCFDQLRFVHHPLALLSQDEIDLTTQWAGHTHAFPFYINAMTGGSKLTGQYNEQLAIVARETGLALAAGSASAMVKDPTVATSYQVMRRVNPDGFILANLGAHHSLESAQRVLEAMGANALQIHLNRPQEVVMPEGDRDFSQWLKQIERLVNGLDCPVIIKEVGFGMSQQTLRCLAEVGVKTVDVSGRGGTNFIQIEDQRHETPQFQALYQYGQTTAESLLEARVAPVELEILASGGIHQPVDIIKSLAMGARAVGLAGYFLHYLENKGLEATIEGVRAWQEQLRQLYLLLGARDWQELQATDLILTGDLRNWAQDRGLPFQDLARRHH, encoded by the coding sequence ATGCAAGAAGAAAACTTAGTGGCCCATCGTAAGGCCGACCATCTTCACTTAGCCTTGGCCCAACAGGCTGGGGTTCAAACTGCTAGTTGCTTCGATCAACTACGCTTTGTCCACCATCCCTTGGCGCTCCTGTCTCAAGATGAGATTGACCTGACTACTCAGTGGGCAGGGCATACTCATGCCTTTCCTTTTTACATCAATGCCATGACGGGTGGTTCCAAGTTAACCGGCCAATACAATGAGCAACTCGCTATCGTGGCGCGGGAGACGGGGCTAGCGCTAGCGGCTGGTTCGGCTAGTGCCATGGTCAAGGATCCGACAGTGGCGACTAGCTATCAAGTGATGCGCCGGGTCAATCCAGATGGATTTATCCTAGCTAATCTGGGGGCCCATCACAGCCTAGAGTCGGCTCAGCGTGTCTTGGAGGCTATGGGGGCTAATGCCTTGCAAATCCACCTCAACCGGCCCCAAGAAGTGGTCATGCCCGAGGGGGACCGCGACTTCAGCCAATGGTTAAAGCAAATTGAGCGCTTAGTTAATGGCCTGGATTGCCCAGTTATTATTAAGGAAGTAGGATTCGGTATGAGTCAACAAACCTTAAGATGCTTGGCTGAAGTAGGCGTGAAGACAGTGGACGTCAGCGGTCGAGGTGGAACTAATTTCATCCAGATCGAAGATCAACGGCACGAGACGCCTCAATTCCAAGCCCTCTACCAATATGGCCAGACGACGGCAGAGTCGCTCCTAGAAGCACGAGTAGCACCTGTCGAGTTGGAGATTTTGGCTAGTGGCGGTATTCATCAACCCGTTGATATTATCAAATCCCTCGCCATGGGGGCTAGAGCTGTAGGCCTAGCCGGTTACTTCCTGCACTATCTGGAAAATAAGGGACTTGAAGCGACCATTGAAGGGGTCAGAGCTTGGCAAGAGCAATTGCGCCAACTCTATCTGCTTCTAGGTGCGCGTGACTGGCAAGAACTTCAGGCTACTGACTTGATTCTGACAGGAGACTTGCGTAACTGGGCCCAAGACCGGGGCTTGCCTTTCCAAGACTTAGCACGCAGACATCATTAA
- the mvaD gene encoding diphosphomevalonate decarboxylase: protein MIELKGSATYRAHTNIALIKYWGKRDQALFLPVTSSLSLTLDAFYTDTQVTFDAQLAHDRFILDGREQEASQVAKVSAFLDHFRALAQTDCRALVTSTNHVPTAAGLASSASAYAALACATNAALGLDLSQRQLSILARQGSGSASRSLFGGFVIWHAGQGEDSDSSYAEPFEAADWDLAMLVVMVNKGTKKISSRQGMALTMETSPFYALWPDEVAKDLAAIQPAILAHDLASVGQIAEHNAMKMHATMIAANPSFSYWEADSLKAMDLVRQLRQEGFTAYFTMDAGPNVKVLCPASQAETIRDRFMTEFDSKQLAVAYPGPAPYPIND, encoded by the coding sequence ATGATTGAGCTAAAAGGGAGCGCGACCTATCGCGCCCATACCAATATCGCCCTGATTAAGTATTGGGGCAAACGCGACCAGGCCCTCTTCTTACCAGTGACAAGTTCGCTGTCACTGACCTTAGATGCCTTCTACACCGATACCCAAGTGACTTTTGATGCCCAGCTAGCCCATGACCGTTTTATTCTCGATGGTCGGGAGCAAGAAGCTAGCCAAGTAGCCAAAGTCTCGGCCTTCCTAGACCATTTTCGGGCGCTTGCCCAGACCGATTGCCGGGCCCTGGTGACCAGCACCAATCATGTGCCGACGGCAGCTGGCTTGGCTTCATCGGCCTCTGCCTACGCAGCCTTGGCCTGTGCAACCAATGCCGCCTTAGGTTTGGATTTATCCCAACGTCAACTATCCATTTTAGCCCGTCAGGGTTCAGGTTCTGCTAGCCGTAGTCTCTTTGGTGGCTTCGTTATTTGGCATGCGGGCCAGGGAGAGGACAGCGACTCTTCTTATGCTGAACCTTTTGAGGCAGCTGACTGGGATTTGGCCATGCTAGTCGTTATGGTCAACAAAGGAACCAAGAAGATTTCTAGCCGCCAAGGCATGGCCCTGACCATGGAGACATCGCCTTTTTATGCCTTGTGGCCTGATGAAGTCGCCAAGGATTTAGCTGCTATTCAACCTGCCATACTAGCCCATGACTTAGCCAGTGTAGGCCAAATTGCTGAACACAATGCCATGAAGATGCATGCGACCATGATTGCGGCCAACCCAAGCTTTAGCTATTGGGAGGCGGATTCGCTCAAGGCCATGGACTTGGTGCGACAACTACGGCAAGAAGGATTCACCGCCTATTTCACCATGGACGCTGGGCCTAATGTCAAGGTTCTCTGTCCAGCAAGTCAAGCAGAGACTATTCGCGATCGTTTTATGACCGAATTTGATTCCAAGCAATTGGCGGTGGCCTACCCTGGCCCCGCACCTTATCCAATTAATGACTAA
- a CDS encoding inorganic diphosphatase — MIGKVIKVKIDRPLGSSHPDYPEHIYPINYGYVEGIIAPDGEEQDVYVLGVDKAVDEYEGELIAVIKRDDDVEEKWVVAPIGTKYTVEEIEEAVRFQEKYFKSHIERV; from the coding sequence ATGATTGGCAAAGTTATAAAAGTTAAAATAGATCGTCCACTAGGGAGTTCTCACCCTGATTATCCGGAACATATTTATCCAATCAATTATGGTTATGTTGAAGGAATAATCGCTCCTGATGGAGAAGAACAAGATGTGTATGTACTTGGCGTTGATAAAGCAGTAGATGAATATGAGGGAGAATTAATTGCAGTTATCAAAAGGGACGATGACGTTGAAGAAAAATGGGTTGTCGCTCCAATAGGAACAAAATATACAGTGGAAGAAATTGAAGAAGCTGTTAGATTTCAAGAGAAATATTTCAAGTCTCATATTGAGCGGGTATAA
- a CDS encoding phosphomevalonate kinase has product MEAMDQLLELFDLAPELNFGTNQGWAPGKLFLAGEYAVLAPDQPALLFAVSQYLHCQVGISPWPGRGLLQSNLPGLEDWHYERANLYEADSAQWRYVLAAMQIVEDLVEEVGRPLQDYRLSIDSQLLADNGRKYGFGSSGAVTVAVIQALLAFYGLVAKSPLMHYKLAAMAMMRLGSKGSLADLAVNAYGGWLYYVAPDRVWLQEALANPSILSLLSQDWPSLVIQPVFAPADLEVLVGWTGVPASTDNLIDQWQDRSGTAYQAFLSSAKETVQAIKEAFETGDSLAIQSRLADYRHLLRQIEKHNTLSIETPALRELVTIAQAYQFEAKSSGAGGGDCGIAVGQGQGLKKELAAAWQAAGITLVELEIGAPQRPSEEAGN; this is encoded by the coding sequence ATGGAAGCAATGGACCAGCTTTTAGAGCTTTTTGATTTGGCACCTGAACTGAATTTTGGGACTAATCAGGGCTGGGCACCCGGCAAGCTCTTTCTGGCGGGCGAGTATGCTGTTTTGGCCCCAGACCAACCGGCTCTTCTCTTCGCAGTTAGCCAGTATTTGCATTGCCAAGTGGGCATCAGTCCCTGGCCCGGTCGGGGTTTACTGCAATCTAATCTACCAGGCTTGGAAGATTGGCACTATGAGCGGGCAAATCTCTATGAGGCCGATTCGGCTCAGTGGCGCTATGTTCTAGCCGCTATGCAAATAGTGGAAGACTTAGTAGAGGAAGTGGGGCGCCCTTTACAAGACTATCGCCTAAGTATAGACAGTCAGCTGCTAGCAGACAATGGTCGTAAATACGGCTTTGGCTCTAGTGGGGCAGTGACGGTAGCGGTTATTCAAGCTTTGTTGGCTTTCTATGGCTTGGTGGCTAAGTCGCCGCTCATGCACTATAAGTTGGCTGCTATGGCCATGATGCGCCTAGGTTCTAAGGGGAGTCTGGCTGATTTAGCGGTCAATGCCTATGGCGGTTGGCTCTACTATGTGGCCCCGGATCGGGTTTGGCTACAAGAAGCCCTAGCAAATCCTTCTATCTTATCCCTGCTGAGTCAAGACTGGCCTAGCCTGGTCATCCAGCCTGTGTTTGCGCCAGCGGATTTAGAGGTCTTAGTAGGATGGACTGGCGTGCCAGCTTCTACCGACAACTTAATTGACCAGTGGCAGGACCGGTCCGGTACCGCCTATCAGGCCTTTCTAAGCTCGGCCAAGGAGACGGTCCAAGCAATCAAGGAGGCTTTTGAGACTGGCGATAGCTTAGCCATCCAATCGCGCCTGGCTGACTACCGACATTTACTACGACAAATTGAAAAACACAATACCCTCTCTATTGAGACACCAGCCTTACGAGAGCTGGTGACTATTGCTCAAGCCTATCAATTCGAGGCCAAATCCTCGGGGGCTGGAGGGGGAGACTGCGGGATTGCGGTCGGCCAAGGCCAAGGACTCAAGAAAGAGTTGGCGGCAGCTTGGCAGGCAGCCGGCATCACCTTAGTCGAACTAGAGATAGGGGCGCCTCAAAGGCCCTCTGAGGAGGCAGGAAATTAA